One Heliomicrobium gestii DNA window includes the following coding sequences:
- a CDS encoding chemotaxis protein CheW: MSQSKGDSSEIQLVVFRLGTEEYGVPITQVQEINRLLTPTKIPQAPSFVEGIINLRGKIIPIIDLKKRFGLVQEEHTANTRIIVVNVEQHTVGIIVDAVTEVLRMAQSAIEPPPPMISTISADYLKGVGKVDERLLILLDLDKILTEREKAELTARPL, translated from the coding sequence AATTGGTCGTCTTCCGGCTGGGCACGGAGGAATACGGGGTGCCGATTACGCAGGTCCAGGAAATCAACCGGTTGCTCACGCCGACCAAAATTCCGCAGGCGCCGTCTTTTGTCGAGGGGATCATCAACCTGCGGGGGAAGATCATCCCGATCATCGATCTGAAAAAGCGTTTCGGCCTTGTTCAGGAAGAACATACGGCGAATACGCGCATCATCGTCGTGAATGTGGAGCAACATACGGTGGGCATCATCGTCGACGCTGTCACCGAGGTGCTGCGCATGGCCCAGAGCGCCATTGAACCGCCGCCGCCGATGATCAGCACCATCTCTGCCGACTACTTAAAAGGCGTCGGTAAAGTGGACGAACGACTGCTCATCCTGTTGGATCTGGACAAAATATTGACGGAGCGGGAAAAAGCCGAGTTGACGGCTCGCCCGCTGTAA